The Peribacillus simplex genome contains a region encoding:
- a CDS encoding YqgQ family protein has product MKTYYDLQQYLKRFGTFIYIGDRLAELELMEAEIREIHRMQMMDTKDYQMAILLIRQQLSLEREKQKKN; this is encoded by the coding sequence ATGAAAACATATTATGATCTACAACAATACTTGAAAAGATTTGGTACATTTATCTATATTGGTGATCGCTTAGCCGAGCTTGAACTGATGGAAGCCGAAATAAGGGAAATCCACCGTATGCAGATGATGGATACGAAAGATTATCAAATGGCGATCCTTTTAATTAGGCAGCAATTGTCTCTTGAAAGGGAAAAACAGAAAAAAAATTGA
- the rpmG gene encoding 50S ribosomal protein L33 produces the protein MRVNITLACTECGDRNYISKKNKRNNPDRLELKKYCSREKRSTTHRETK, from the coding sequence ATGCGCGTGAATATTACATTAGCTTGCACTGAATGTGGAGACCGTAACTACATTTCTAAAAAAAATAAACGTAACAATCCAGACCGTCTTGAGCTTAAAAAATACTGCTCAAGGGAAAAACGCAGCACGACTCACCGTGAAACAAAGTAA
- a CDS encoding 5-formyltetrahydrofolate cyclo-ligase — MRENKNKLRQEVRSRLMELTKEEHEELSNRIAENLFSLEEWKKAETIGITISIPPEVPTVRIIEQAWSEGKEVAVPKCDPEKKTMEFKKISSFNQLESVYYGLLEPVAETAKVRKEELDAMIVPGLAFTKEGYRLGFGGGYYDRFLSYYRGDTLALTYELQLMDELPIEVHDIAVGKLITPSRVIRTYAH, encoded by the coding sequence ATGAGAGAAAACAAGAATAAGCTCCGTCAAGAAGTTAGGTCCCGTTTAATGGAGCTGACTAAAGAGGAACATGAAGAACTATCGAACAGAATCGCTGAAAACTTATTTTCACTGGAGGAATGGAAAAAAGCTGAAACAATTGGCATTACCATCTCCATTCCCCCTGAAGTTCCAACGGTACGGATCATCGAACAAGCATGGAGTGAAGGAAAAGAAGTGGCTGTACCAAAATGTGATCCTGAAAAAAAGACAATGGAATTCAAAAAAATTTCGTCCTTCAATCAGCTGGAGTCTGTTTATTACGGATTGCTAGAACCAGTGGCTGAAACAGCCAAGGTTCGCAAAGAGGAATTGGATGCAATGATCGTACCAGGTCTTGCTTTTACCAAAGAAGGGTATCGCCTAGGCTTTGGCGGGGGCTATTATGACCGTTTCCTATCCTATTACCGGGGAGATACATTGGCACTTACATACGAGCTTCAATTAATGGATGAACTCCCGATAGAGGTACATGATATAGCGGTCGGCAAACTCATTACCCCATCCAGGGTTATACGCACGTACGCCCATTAA
- a CDS encoding ROK family glucokinase encodes MMEKWLMGVDLGGTTTKLALINLYGEIIHKWEISTDISEKGKFITINIAKAIDAKLVELNEPKSKIVGIGMGAPGPVKFVNGSIYEAVNLGWKDYPLKNLLEVETSLPAVIDNDANMAALGEMWKGAGNGAKDLVCVTLGTGVGGGIIHNGQIVHGTSGAAGEIGHITVVTDGGAPCNCGKTGCLETVASATGIVRMAIEALNTADEQSMLQQKVEEGNAVTSKLLFQCAAAGDPLSKAVVNKVGNYLGLALSHVGNVMNPDKIVIGGGVSQAGDILLEPVRSAFGKYAFKRVSKSTKISLATLGNDAGVIGAAWLIKSQLNT; translated from the coding sequence ATGATGGAAAAGTGGCTGATGGGTGTGGATTTAGGCGGTACAACTACCAAACTGGCTCTGATCAATTTATACGGAGAGATCATTCATAAATGGGAAATCAGCACGGACATCTCCGAAAAGGGAAAATTCATTACGATTAACATAGCCAAAGCAATTGATGCGAAGCTCGTGGAACTTAATGAACCGAAGAGTAAGATAGTAGGGATAGGAATGGGTGCTCCCGGGCCTGTGAAATTTGTTAACGGTTCCATATATGAAGCCGTCAATCTAGGCTGGAAGGACTATCCTTTAAAAAATTTATTGGAGGTGGAGACATCTCTTCCGGCTGTAATCGATAATGATGCCAATATGGCAGCTTTGGGAGAAATGTGGAAAGGTGCCGGTAATGGTGCCAAAGACCTCGTTTGTGTAACTCTAGGAACGGGTGTAGGCGGCGGGATCATCCATAATGGGCAAATTGTCCATGGTACCAGTGGGGCTGCTGGAGAAATAGGGCATATAACGGTCGTAACGGACGGAGGGGCACCATGCAATTGCGGTAAGACTGGTTGTTTGGAAACGGTTGCTTCGGCAACGGGAATCGTCCGTATGGCTATAGAGGCCTTGAATACCGCCGATGAACAGTCAATGCTTCAGCAGAAAGTCGAAGAGGGAAATGCTGTTACTTCCAAACTGTTATTTCAATGCGCTGCAGCAGGTGATCCTTTGTCCAAAGCTGTGGTAAATAAGGTAGGCAATTATTTGGGGCTTGCATTATCACATGTTGGAAATGTCATGAATCCAGATAAAATCGTCATTGGTGGGGGCGTTTCGCAAGCGGGAGACATTTTGCTTGAACCTGTCCGTTCTGCCTTCGGGAAGTATGCATTCAAACGGGTTAGTAAATCAACGAAAATCAGCCTGGCCACACTAGGCAATGATGCAGGGGTAATAGGTGCAGCCTGGCTCATTAAAAGCCAACTGAATACGTGA
- a CDS encoding rhomboid family intramembrane serine protease → MGFKEDYLFWETIRELTAHYDYRMITVTENHQEIWLESDKDKAFPVIRLIRHDLDWANWLKRDIERTLQNGERIRRRLYKKPINILSIYVSKFAPVDDHDFSSRMASFKKTNVNTFLLTCENFHDSLQNLEHVLKKPLSIQVLEENEIDEEKVLAVKKAAISESVKKAKAEQKVFQNANKPFFTYIFMAIQLAVFILMEFNGGSTNSKTLIEFGAKFSPYIIQGEWWRFFTPMIVHIGFIHLLMNTFSLYLIGAEVERIYGNARFLIIYIFAGFAGTLGSFIMTPNLSAGASGAIFGCFGALLYFGIVYPKLFMRSMGSSVIVLIIINLIYGFTVSGIDNAGHIGGLIGGFLAAGVVHLPKSKNIFRQLAFLIGTVILTYALLQFGYNHQESAAIDDNTMAMLAQKYIDDDEEDKAEEMLFKYVDANPEAPLSLFMLGNLSFDKKDILKARDYYEKAIDSNPDLHEAHYNLALVYLNLESFDQAKEQADKAIELAPDNKSYTKLLAEIEKQL, encoded by the coding sequence TTGGGATTTAAAGAGGATTATTTGTTTTGGGAAACCATAAGGGAATTGACTGCCCATTATGATTATCGAATGATCACTGTCACGGAAAACCATCAGGAGATTTGGCTTGAGAGCGATAAGGATAAGGCGTTTCCGGTCATAAGACTCATTCGACATGATTTGGATTGGGCTAATTGGCTGAAACGCGACATTGAACGGACATTGCAGAATGGGGAAAGGATCAGAAGGAGATTATACAAAAAACCCATAAACATATTAAGTATCTATGTTAGTAAATTTGCCCCGGTGGATGATCATGACTTTAGTTCACGGATGGCTTCCTTTAAAAAAACGAATGTTAACACATTTCTTCTAACGTGCGAAAACTTTCATGATTCGTTGCAAAACCTTGAACATGTTTTGAAAAAGCCACTTTCAATTCAAGTTCTTGAAGAAAATGAAATAGATGAGGAAAAGGTTCTCGCAGTAAAGAAGGCCGCCATCTCGGAGTCAGTCAAAAAGGCTAAGGCAGAGCAGAAAGTATTTCAAAATGCCAATAAGCCATTCTTTACATATATATTCATGGCGATACAATTAGCTGTGTTCATCTTGATGGAGTTTAATGGGGGCAGCACCAATTCCAAAACTTTGATCGAGTTTGGCGCTAAATTTTCCCCTTATATCATACAAGGGGAATGGTGGCGGTTCTTTACACCGATGATCGTCCATATTGGGTTCATTCATTTACTGATGAATACATTTTCATTGTATTTGATCGGTGCTGAAGTTGAAAGGATATACGGTAATGCCAGGTTCCTTATCATCTATATATTCGCTGGTTTCGCTGGAACTCTAGGCAGCTTCATCATGACCCCTAATCTTTCCGCAGGAGCGAGCGGAGCCATTTTTGGCTGTTTTGGGGCACTTTTGTACTTTGGCATCGTCTATCCAAAATTATTCATGCGCTCGATGGGCTCATCGGTGATCGTGTTGATCATCATTAACTTGATATATGGTTTCACCGTTTCGGGAATCGATAATGCAGGGCATATCGGAGGTTTGATTGGAGGGTTCTTGGCTGCTGGAGTGGTCCATCTGCCAAAATCCAAGAATATCTTTCGACAGCTGGCTTTTCTGATTGGGACGGTAATACTGACCTATGCCCTGCTGCAATTTGGTTACAATCATCAGGAAAGTGCAGCTATAGATGATAATACCATGGCCATGCTGGCCCAAAAGTATATAGATGATGATGAAGAGGACAAAGCGGAAGAAATGCTATTCAAGTATGTCGATGCAAATCCTGAAGCACCGCTATCGCTTTTTATGCTGGGAAATTTATCTTTTGATAAAAAGGACATACTCAAAGCTAGGGATTATTATGAAAAAGCGATTGATAGTAATCCGGATTTGCATGAAGCCCATTACAATCTTGCCTTAGTCTACTTGAATCTCGAATCATTCGATCAAGCTAAGGAGCAAGCTGATAAGGCCATTGAGCTTGCCCCGGATAATAAGTCATACACTAAACTGCTGGCAGAAATTGAAAAGCAACTATAA
- a CDS encoding LTA synthase family protein → MRVFKRQGYSLFWVVLISLWLKTYIAYKTSFEIDIDNWIQEFILFINPVSFLLLTLGVNIFLKENRRTAYLLIMSFFITCVLFANLVFFRFFNDFLTIPVLFQTSNMSDLGSSVHELINPSDLLYFSDILVLMLLLKYIPKTFQECRYNPQDRKFFLLMALGVTFFNLALAEAARPELLTRTFDREILVKNIGTYHYHLYDAILQTKSSAQRALADGSELSEIENYVRANQKKVNDDLYGLAKGKNVILVSLESTQSFVINKTVNGEEITPFLNQFIKESFYFNNFYHQTGQGKTSDSEFIIENSLYPLGRGAVFFTHAQNEYKATPEILTEKGYNTSSFHANNKSFWNRDIMYASLGYQRFYDSDEYKVSEGNSINWGLNDKSFFKQSISHLKRLPEPFYAKFITLTNHFPFTLDEEDRTLEPYDSNSKTLNQYFPTVRYTDEALEQFIGDLKRDGLYEDSIIVLYGDHYGISENHNSAMSQFLGKEITPFESIQLQRVPLIIHIPGQEGKTISTVSGQIDVRPTLLHLLGIENDDYIEFGKDLFSEEKLEFTVLRDSSFITKDYLYTMDTCYDKKTGAATAKDSCEKYLDKAKQELEYSDKIIYGDLLRFYEQH, encoded by the coding sequence ATTAGGGTCTTCAAAAGACAGGGATATTCATTGTTTTGGGTCGTATTGATTTCACTTTGGCTTAAAACATATATTGCTTATAAAACAAGTTTTGAGATAGATATTGATAATTGGATCCAGGAGTTCATACTATTCATCAATCCTGTCAGTTTCCTTTTGCTTACTCTTGGCGTGAATATATTTTTAAAAGAAAATAGAAGGACAGCATACTTATTGATCATGAGTTTTTTCATCACCTGCGTCCTTTTTGCCAACCTTGTTTTTTTTCGCTTTTTCAATGACTTTTTAACCATTCCCGTTCTTTTTCAAACGAGCAATATGAGCGATCTTGGAAGCAGTGTACATGAATTGATCAATCCGAGTGACCTTTTGTATTTTTCCGATATTCTGGTCTTGATGCTTCTGCTGAAATACATACCAAAAACATTCCAAGAATGTCGATACAATCCCCAGGACCGTAAATTCTTTTTGCTAATGGCTTTGGGAGTGACATTTTTCAACTTGGCTTTAGCTGAAGCGGCGCGTCCTGAACTACTGACAAGAACGTTTGACCGCGAAATCCTCGTTAAGAATATAGGTACGTACCATTATCACCTTTATGATGCAATATTACAGACGAAATCATCAGCTCAACGGGCCCTTGCGGATGGCAGTGAATTGTCGGAAATTGAAAATTATGTCCGTGCCAATCAAAAAAAGGTTAATGATGATCTTTATGGTCTGGCAAAAGGTAAAAATGTGATCCTTGTATCATTGGAATCCACTCAAAGCTTTGTCATCAATAAAACGGTCAACGGTGAAGAAATCACTCCTTTTCTGAACCAATTCATTAAAGAGAGCTTTTATTTCAATAACTTTTATCACCAAACTGGCCAGGGGAAAACATCCGATTCAGAATTCATTATTGAGAATTCCCTCTATCCTTTAGGTAGGGGGGCAGTATTTTTCACTCATGCCCAAAATGAATACAAAGCCACCCCCGAAATCTTAACCGAAAAAGGTTACAATACGTCTTCCTTCCATGCCAATAATAAAAGCTTTTGGAATCGTGACATAATGTACGCTTCTCTCGGGTATCAACGGTTTTATGATAGTGATGAATACAAAGTCTCTGAAGGGAATTCCATCAATTGGGGTTTGAATGATAAATCGTTCTTCAAGCAATCAATCTCTCACTTGAAGCGGTTGCCTGAGCCTTTTTATGCCAAGTTCATAACGTTAACCAATCATTTTCCATTCACTTTGGATGAAGAGGACCGGACATTGGAACCGTACGATTCGAATTCCAAAACATTGAATCAGTATTTTCCGACCGTACGTTATACAGACGAAGCCTTGGAACAATTTATCGGTGATTTGAAACGTGATGGATTATATGAGGACTCCATTATTGTACTTTATGGTGACCATTATGGAATTTCGGAAAATCACAACTCTGCCATGAGCCAGTTCCTTGGGAAGGAAATCACGCCTTTTGAATCCATTCAACTTCAGCGTGTCCCGCTCATCATACATATCCCTGGGCAGGAGGGGAAAACGATTTCCACGGTTTCCGGCCAAATTGATGTAAGGCCGACTCTCCTTCATTTATTGGGGATTGAAAATGATGATTATATCGAATTCGGCAAAGATCTTTTTTCTGAAGAGAAATTAGAATTCACCGTTCTTCGCGATAGCAGTTTCATCACAAAGGATTATCTCTATACGATGGATACCTGTTATGATAAAAAGACCGGAGCGGCGACTGCAAAGGATTCATGTGAAAAGTATTTGGATAAGGCAAAGCAGGAGCTTGAGTACTCTGACAAAATCATTTATGGGGACTTGCTCCGATTTTATGAGCAACATTGA
- a CDS encoding M14 family metallopeptidase has translation MKVVSRSGDDLAYYSQLFQIPRVLIEDANPAITGEVLPNGMEVQIPGYIVQEESRLDIDFAEIALQYHLPIDGISLLNQDGKKPFSVPVRVMNPMIVTDKPYEYQSLLDDLDILSFHYPFIKVESIGRSVLGKELLEVKIGQGERVIHYNGSFHANEWITTAVLMKWLNDLLLAVTNDRTLCGMDCMPFYRDMTISMVPMVNPDGVELVLKGEEAAEGQVDVLKINNGNPAFYAWKANIRGVDLNNQYPANWEIEKRRKIPKAPAPRDFPGDTPLSEPEALAMKELAIRRNFERVLALHTQGKEFYWGYEGHEPEQAANVAREFEERSGYRAVQYVDSHAGYKDWFIQEFKRGGFTIELGKGINPLPLSHLPGIYEDSVKILMAGLYM, from the coding sequence ATGAAAGTTGTGAGCAGAAGCGGGGATGATTTGGCATATTACAGTCAATTGTTCCAAATTCCCCGGGTTTTGATTGAGGATGCCAATCCCGCCATTACCGGCGAGGTTTTGCCAAATGGCATGGAAGTACAAATACCTGGGTACATTGTTCAGGAAGAGTCCCGGTTAGATATCGATTTTGCCGAAATCGCTTTACAATATCACCTGCCCATCGATGGGATATCATTATTGAATCAAGATGGAAAAAAACCTTTTTCCGTACCCGTCCGGGTGATGAATCCCATGATTGTCACCGACAAGCCTTATGAATATCAATCACTTCTTGACGATCTTGATATTCTATCTTTTCATTACCCCTTTATTAAGGTTGAATCCATCGGGAGGAGTGTGTTGGGAAAAGAACTGCTTGAGGTAAAAATCGGTCAAGGTGAAAGGGTCATACATTATAACGGTTCATTCCATGCTAATGAATGGATCACTACGGCGGTTTTGATGAAATGGCTGAATGATCTTCTGCTGGCAGTAACGAATGATCGTACACTATGTGGAATGGATTGTATGCCCTTCTATCGGGATATGACCATTTCGATGGTTCCAATGGTGAATCCGGATGGAGTCGAGCTTGTCCTAAAGGGGGAGGAGGCGGCAGAGGGGCAGGTTGATGTTTTAAAAATAAATAATGGAAATCCTGCTTTTTATGCTTGGAAAGCAAATATCCGCGGTGTGGACCTGAATAATCAATATCCTGCCAATTGGGAGATTGAAAAGCGCAGAAAGATTCCAAAAGCCCCTGCACCGAGGGATTTTCCAGGAGATACCCCGTTATCAGAACCAGAAGCATTGGCCATGAAGGAGCTGGCAATAAGGCGGAATTTTGAAAGAGTGCTTGCACTTCACACCCAGGGAAAAGAATTCTATTGGGGATATGAGGGCCATGAACCTGAACAGGCAGCGAATGTTGCTAGGGAGTTTGAGGAGCGCAGCGGATATCGGGCCGTACAATATGTTGACAGTCATGCCGGGTATAAAGATTGGTTCATTCAGGAATTTAAACGCGGCGGATTCACAATCGAGCTGGGAAAGGGCATCAATCCGCTTCCGCTATCCCATTTGCCTGGTATATACGAAGATTCTGTCAAGATTCTGATGGCAGGCCTATATATGTGA